ATCTAAAGGTGATTTTAAAGGAAAATTTAGAGTAGAGTTTTCTGAAAGTAAACATATTGAATTAGAAGATGGAATTTTAGAATCTCCTTTATCCAAAGAAACCTTTGATCCTCATCCATATGTTAATGGTTATGTAAATTGGGTAAAAGAAAATACTATTTATATTAAGAATTTTAAAATTTTGACACCGAAAGAGAATTTCACAGTTACAGGAGTAATAAAGTTTGTTATTGAACCTCGTTGTACATTAGAAGAAATTCCTTTTATTATTGTCCATGAACATGGTGAGTTAAGAGTTCGTAGAGATGGATGTTAGTGGTCAATGATCAGTTATCAGTTATCAGTTATCAGTTATCAGTTATCAGTTATCAGTTATCAGTTATCAGTTATCAGTTATCAGTTAATAATATATTATTCGTTGCTTATTGATAACTGTTCTCTGACGTTTTTTTGATAATTTTGACAATCTTATGCATTCAAGAAACTTACATAAAGATTCTGCTTACGATTTTGAAAAATTATCTGATGCAAATCCTGATTTAAAAGCTTTTACTTTTAAAAATGAATATCAAAATACTACCATAGATTTTGGTAATCCGAAAGCTGTGGTAGCTTTAAATAAAGCTCTTTTAATCGCACATTACAATGTATCAAATTGGGAATTACCCGAAGGATATTTATGTCCGCCAATTCCTAGCAGAGTGGATTACATACATCATATAGCTGATATTGTTACTGAAAAACAAGAAATTAAAGGATTAGATATCGGCGTTGGAGCAAATACAATTTACTGTATTTTAGGAAGTCAAGTTTATAATTGGAAAATGATAGGATGTGATATTAATGCTGAAAGTATTAAAATTGCTCAAAAAAACATTGATTTTACACCTAAATTAAAGAAAAACGTAAGTTTAATTCATCAAAGTAATAATGCAAACATATTTGAAGGTGTTATAAACGTTAATGATTATTTTGATTTTTCAGTCTGTAATCCTCCTTTTCATAATTCTGAAAATGAAGCTAAAAAGGGAACATTACGCAAGCTTAATAATTTAAATAAAAAAGATTTTGAGCTTAATTTTGGTGGTCAGGCTAATGAATTGTGGTGTAATGGTGGTGAAGCTTTATTTTTAAAACGAATGATTAAACAAAGTACATTGTTTAAAAATCAAGTAGGTTATTTTACGAGTTTGGTCTCTAAAAAAGAACATTTGCCAAAGTTAGAGAAACAACTATCTAAACTAAAAGCAAAGTATAGGGTAATACCGATGCAGCATGGTAATAAAATCACAAGAATTTTGGCTTGGTCTTACATTAAAAACTTTTAAAATTACTCTGTAACTATTCCAGAATACTGAATTGGAAATCGATGTGTAGAAATGATATCCATTCGGGTTTTTAAATTCTTATAGATGACTAAAGTTACATCATAACTTTCTGTATTTGAGTTTTTATCACGAATTGTAAACTTTATTTGGTGATTATCTCTCTTTGTTTTCGAAGTTTTGTAATTCGTAATTTTATCATCAAATTCAATTCCAACATTTGTATTATTATAACTTCCAGCGAATTGACGTTCTCCATAATATGGTAAATCTCCAATAGTTATAGAATCTTTACTAAATTTAAAAACACTTCCATGACCTGTAATATCGATCATGTTAATTGTATTTCCGTTAGGTAAAAAGACATTTGCAGGTAAAGAATTTAAAGCTGCTGTAACTCTAGGATAAGCTCTTTTAGAATTAATACTAAAAGGTTTACCATCTACAATTTCATTGAACTTTTTCAATTGTACAGCTGTGTAACTTTCTTTTGTTGATGCACAACTAACACTTAAAAGTATAAGTAACAAAAAGTAAAATACTCTAATCATAATAGTCGCTTTTACTATAAAATTACTAAAAATCAAGTAAAACTTTGAAAACTAACTGTTAAATTAACCATTCAGCTTATTGTCTTGTCTGAAAACAGAAGGAGTTACCCCTACAAATTTTTTAAACGCTGAATTGAATGAGGATAAACTATTAAAACCTACCTCAAAAGCTACAGCTGAAATTTTATAATGCTCACTATCCTTAGAGATTAGTTTTTCTTTTGCTTCATTTACTCTTTGATAATTGATAAAGTCGTTAAAATTCTTCTTGCTGTATTGGTTGATTACCGAGGATGTTTTGTGAGGTGTTAAGCCTATGTTTTTACTTATTTGTACTAATGAAATACTAGGATTTAAAAATTCTTTTTCTTCAATAATCAATTTTGAAATTTTATTAAAAAAAAGTAAATCATCATTAACTTTAAAACTTTCTCCATCTATATCTACACTGTTCAATTTAAATGCTTGGTATGTTAAAAAATAGATAACAATACTGTATAATATTGGTCCAAAAATGTATGGTATTGTATTTTCTATAATATTCAAAAAGTAAGAAACCCATATCACTATACAACTAATAATGAGTGTTTTCAACCATTTTATAATGGCCTTTTGAGATTTACTTTGTACTTTATTTATTTCTTTTTTAACACGCCTTAATATTCTATTTGCTA
This genomic stretch from Tenacibaculum jejuense harbors:
- the rlmF gene encoding 23S rRNA (adenine(1618)-N(6))-methyltransferase RlmF yields the protein MHSRNLHKDSAYDFEKLSDANPDLKAFTFKNEYQNTTIDFGNPKAVVALNKALLIAHYNVSNWELPEGYLCPPIPSRVDYIHHIADIVTEKQEIKGLDIGVGANTIYCILGSQVYNWKMIGCDINAESIKIAQKNIDFTPKLKKNVSLIHQSNNANIFEGVINVNDYFDFSVCNPPFHNSENEAKKGTLRKLNNLNKKDFELNFGGQANELWCNGGEALFLKRMIKQSTLFKNQVGYFTSLVSKKEHLPKLEKQLSKLKAKYRVIPMQHGNKITRILAWSYIKNF
- a CDS encoding DUF4251 domain-containing protein, whose amino-acid sequence is MIRVFYFLLLILLSVSCASTKESYTAVQLKKFNEIVDGKPFSINSKRAYPRVTAALNSLPANVFLPNGNTINMIDITGHGSVFKFSKDSITIGDLPYYGERQFAGSYNNTNVGIEFDDKITNYKTSKTKRDNHQIKFTIRDKNSNTESYDVTLVIYKNLKTRMDIISTHRFPIQYSGIVTE
- a CDS encoding helix-turn-helix domain-containing protein yields the protein MNFSDILLIILSSAGLLHGMLFAVYLIFFKKKKKLTNTLLGLILIFMAFRVGKSILLYFGEDLEPTFIILGLALLLLIGPLLCWYFKAMTIPDFKLLRIHTLELIPFFVVFSLSFFIPKNWFSSNNRETVIIFGSILIFIYLHFAIYIFLANRILRRVKKEINKVQSKSQKAIIKWLKTLIISCIVIWVSYFLNIIENTIPYIFGPILYSIVIYFLTYQAFKLNSVDIDGESFKVNDDLLFFNKISKLIIEEKEFLNPSISLVQISKNIGLTPHKTSSVINQYSKKNFNDFINYQRVNEAKEKLISKDSEHYKISAVAFEVGFNSLSSFNSAFKKFVGVTPSVFRQDNKLNG